Within the Anaerolineae bacterium genome, the region TTCCAGGTAATCCATGGTTTCCACATAAAAAACCAGATAGATATGAGGCAGCATGCCCCGCACCAGGCGCACAATATCGTCCAGCGGCGCGCCGGCATTGGCCGCTTCCGCCGCCGCCTTCACCAAAATCCCCAGCCCCATCGAGGTGGTCATAGAGTCAATGATCTCAATGGCGCAACGGCCCAACATGGCCTCGGCGCCCATTTCAGAAACCTGCAAGGTTTTGCTCAAACGCCGGGAAACATGAATGGCCAGAATTTGGTCTGTTTGGGCATGCAGGTCGGCATAGAGCTTTTCAAAAACGGCCAGGTCGGGGGGAAGGCTGATGGGATAGGGCGCGCCATAATTGAGCCGATGAAAAAGTTCATCCGTGTCCAATTCAATCCCCTCTAAAAATTTGTCCATCCCCAGTTGAATATTGAGCGGAACCACGTGTATTCCCAAATTTTCAGCTTCGCCCGGTTTAAAGTAG harbors:
- a CDS encoding DegV family protein, with amino-acid sequence MSKVAIITDSTAYFKPGEAENLGIHVVPLNIQLGMDKFLEGIELDTDELFHRLNYGAPYPISLPPDLAVFEKLYADLHAQTDQILAIHVSRRLSKTLQVSEMGAEAMLGRCAIEIIDSMTTSMGLGILVKAAAEAANAGAPLDDIVRLVRGMLPHIYLVFYVETMDYLERGGRIGKAQAILGSMLNIKPILFMEDGDIIPLEKVRTTEKAIEKLFEFVAEFDNLEQTAIIQCNKHPNRDARTLQQRLVQSFPRLDFPIIQYGPDLATRVGPNALGIVVYEGMAF